The following coding sequences are from one Arthrobacter crystallopoietes window:
- the treS gene encoding maltose alpha-D-glucosyltransferase: MVDSLSSTEHLDDGSGGGSEAADPDAVQEEALEAHISEINFDEQFYPARPRALRPKARRRHFNPGQPPFEPDARNTVYVEWLRNQSMLGDAKVLGRQLSGQASMWQNPFAWPNPRAAVERASVWFTAYPLSFMTKPGQSFLGALGDPGLWEAFEQIGINAIHTGPVKLAGGLSGWEQTPSVDGHFDRISMAIDPMFGTEDEFREMCQVANDHGGTIVDDIVPGHTGKGADFRLAEMNFRDYPGIYHMIDIPESDWHLLPEVPEGEDAVNIDAETERALQKAGYIIGELQRVIFYEPGVKETNWSATGPVLDVTGQMRRWVYLHYFKAGQPSINWLDPTFSGMRLVMGDALHSLVDLGTGALRLDANGFLGVEKSAEETPGWSEGHPISEAANQIIGSMVRKVGGFTFQELNLSIDDIKSTSANGPDLSYDFVTRPGYHHALVTADTEFLRLTLRLAMEIGVDQASLVHALQNHDELTYELVHFTTKHKDDIYELDGEELTGAELALKVQQTLRDGITGEAAPYNLVFTANGIACTTASVITAVLGIKDLSTITPEQTIEVRKVHLLLAMYNALQPGVFALSGWDLCGMLTLDRSQVAPLLSRGDTRWINRGAHDLMGVNHTGQAPTSGMPKAVSLYGTLPDQLADESSFARQLAKILAVREQYGIAKSALLDVPDVSHRGMLVMVHQLESGDCEVTVLNFSDQEMAGTVRSEQLETGALVTDLFSGEEVGSVDDLHSFYIQLEPYQGTALLVTLPEEEEPDTEAAAEAEAGADRDAGTAAG; the protein is encoded by the coding sequence ATGGTCGATTCGCTTTCTTCGACGGAACACCTTGACGACGGTTCTGGTGGCGGCTCCGAAGCTGCCGACCCGGATGCCGTGCAGGAGGAGGCGCTTGAGGCGCACATCTCGGAGATCAACTTCGACGAGCAGTTCTATCCGGCTCGTCCGCGGGCTTTGCGCCCCAAGGCTCGGCGGCGCCACTTCAATCCGGGCCAGCCGCCGTTCGAGCCGGATGCCCGCAACACTGTTTATGTGGAGTGGCTGCGCAACCAGTCCATGCTCGGCGACGCCAAGGTGCTGGGCCGCCAGCTTTCGGGCCAGGCCAGCATGTGGCAGAACCCCTTCGCCTGGCCGAACCCGCGGGCCGCGGTGGAGCGGGCCTCGGTGTGGTTTACCGCCTACCCGCTGTCCTTCATGACCAAGCCCGGGCAGTCTTTCCTCGGGGCCTTGGGGGATCCTGGTCTGTGGGAGGCATTCGAGCAGATCGGCATCAACGCCATCCACACCGGACCCGTGAAACTGGCCGGCGGGCTCTCTGGCTGGGAGCAGACGCCGAGCGTGGACGGCCACTTCGACCGGATCAGCATGGCCATCGATCCGATGTTCGGCACCGAGGACGAGTTCCGCGAGATGTGCCAGGTCGCCAACGACCACGGCGGAACCATTGTGGATGACATCGTGCCCGGACATACCGGCAAGGGTGCGGACTTCCGGCTGGCCGAGATGAACTTCCGCGACTACCCGGGCATTTACCACATGATCGACATCCCCGAGTCGGACTGGCACCTGCTGCCGGAGGTGCCCGAGGGCGAAGACGCGGTCAATATCGACGCCGAAACCGAACGCGCCCTCCAGAAGGCCGGGTACATCATCGGCGAACTGCAGCGGGTCATTTTCTATGAGCCCGGAGTCAAGGAGACCAACTGGAGCGCCACCGGCCCGGTCCTGGACGTTACCGGCCAGATGCGGCGGTGGGTGTACCTGCACTATTTCAAGGCGGGCCAGCCGTCCATCAACTGGCTGGATCCCACCTTCTCAGGCATGCGCCTGGTGATGGGCGACGCCCTGCACTCGCTGGTGGACCTGGGCACCGGCGCGCTGCGGCTGGATGCCAACGGCTTCCTGGGCGTGGAGAAGAGTGCCGAGGAAACGCCGGGCTGGTCCGAGGGCCATCCCATTTCCGAGGCCGCGAACCAGATCATCGGCAGCATGGTCCGCAAGGTCGGCGGCTTCACGTTCCAGGAACTGAACCTGAGCATTGACGACATCAAGTCCACCTCCGCCAATGGCCCCGACCTGTCCTACGACTTTGTCACCCGCCCCGGCTACCACCACGCCCTGGTCACCGCGGATACCGAATTCCTCCGGCTGACCCTGCGTCTGGCCATGGAGATCGGCGTGGACCAGGCCTCCCTGGTCCACGCGCTGCAGAACCATGACGAACTGACCTACGAACTGGTGCACTTCACCACCAAGCACAAAGACGATATCTATGAGCTCGACGGCGAGGAACTGACCGGCGCGGAACTGGCCCTTAAAGTGCAGCAGACCTTGCGGGACGGCATTACCGGGGAGGCCGCACCTTATAACTTGGTCTTCACGGCCAACGGCATTGCGTGTACGACGGCGAGCGTGATCACCGCGGTGCTGGGCATCAAGGACCTGAGCACCATCACGCCGGAGCAGACCATCGAGGTCCGCAAGGTGCACCTGTTGCTGGCCATGTACAACGCGCTGCAGCCGGGCGTCTTCGCGCTCTCCGGGTGGGACCTGTGCGGCATGCTGACGCTGGACCGGTCGCAGGTGGCCCCGCTGCTGTCCCGCGGCGACACCCGCTGGATCAACCGGGGCGCCCACGACCTGATGGGAGTCAACCACACCGGACAGGCTCCGACCTCCGGAATGCCCAAGGCCGTCAGCCTGTACGGGACGTTGCCGGACCAGCTCGCGGACGAGTCCTCTTTCGCGCGGCAGCTAGCCAAAATTCTGGCCGTCCGGGAGCAGTACGGCATCGCCAAGAGCGCCCTGCTCGATGTTCCGGACGTCTCACACCGCGGCATGCTGGTCATGGTGCACCAGCTGGAATCGGGCGATTGCGAAGTCACCGTCCTGAACTTCTCTGACCAGGAGATGGCCGGCACGGTGCGCTCCGAGCAGTTGGAAACCGGAGCCTTGGTGACCGATCTGTTCAGCGGTGAAGAGGTGGGCAGTGTGGATGATCTGCACAGCTTCTATATCCAGCTGGAGCCGTACCAGGGAACCGCGCTGCTGGTGACCCTGCCCGAAGAAGAGGAGCCGGACACGGAGGCGGCGGCTGAGGCGGAAGCAGGCGCGGACAGGGACGCGGGCACGGCTGCCGGCTGA
- a CDS encoding amino acid permease: protein MKDATVQSSGAPHLERQLSNRHIQLIAIGGAIGTGLFMGSGKTISAAGPSVIFVYMIIGFMLFFVMRAMGELLLSNLHYKSFSDFAGDLLGPWAGFFTGWTYWFCWVVTGIADVIAIAGYANELVPGIPLWIPGVFTIAVLLVLNLVTVKAFGETEFWFALIKIVAIVALILTGLYMILSGFKSEAGPATVENLWIHGGFFPNEFMGFVAGFQIAVFAFVGIELVGTTAAETKDPEKNLPKAINSIPVRILLFYVGALIILMAVTPWTQFEAGHSPFIGMFSLAGLGMAATVINLVVLTSAMSSANSGIYSTSRMVFGLAQDGDAPSIFSKLSVQKVPRNALFLTCVLLFSSVALLYAGDDVGKAFGMVTTVSAVCFMFVWSIILASYLAFRKRRPGLHQASKFKMPGGPVMVWVVFAFFGFVLWALTTQPDTLLALLITPIWFAVLGAAWAILRRNPLHAARYETFKAGVIADHAEVKETASVSS, encoded by the coding sequence ATGAAAGATGCAACAGTGCAGTCATCCGGGGCACCCCATCTGGAAAGACAGCTGAGCAACCGCCACATCCAGCTGATTGCGATCGGCGGTGCCATCGGCACGGGGCTTTTCATGGGCTCGGGGAAAACGATCTCCGCGGCCGGACCCTCCGTCATCTTCGTCTACATGATCATCGGCTTCATGCTGTTCTTCGTGATGCGGGCGATGGGCGAGCTGCTGCTGTCCAATCTGCATTACAAGTCCTTCAGCGACTTCGCGGGCGACCTGCTCGGCCCCTGGGCCGGATTCTTTACCGGCTGGACCTACTGGTTCTGCTGGGTCGTGACCGGCATTGCCGACGTCATCGCCATCGCCGGCTACGCCAACGAACTGGTTCCAGGCATCCCGCTGTGGATTCCGGGCGTGTTCACGATCGCCGTCCTGCTGGTGCTGAACCTGGTCACGGTCAAGGCCTTCGGCGAGACCGAGTTCTGGTTCGCGCTGATCAAGATCGTCGCCATTGTGGCCCTGATCCTCACGGGTCTGTACATGATCCTTTCGGGCTTCAAGTCCGAGGCCGGCCCGGCCACTGTCGAAAACCTGTGGATCCACGGCGGCTTCTTCCCCAATGAGTTCATGGGCTTCGTGGCCGGCTTCCAGATCGCCGTGTTCGCCTTCGTGGGCATCGAACTGGTGGGTACCACCGCTGCCGAGACCAAGGATCCCGAGAAGAACCTGCCCAAGGCCATCAACTCGATTCCGGTCCGCATCCTGCTCTTCTATGTAGGTGCACTCATCATCCTCATGGCAGTCACTCCCTGGACCCAGTTCGAGGCCGGACACAGCCCCTTCATCGGCATGTTCTCGCTGGCCGGGCTGGGCATGGCAGCTACGGTGATCAACCTGGTGGTCCTGACCTCCGCCATGTCGAGCGCCAACTCCGGCATCTACTCAACTTCGCGCATGGTCTTCGGCCTGGCGCAGGACGGCGACGCTCCGTCGATCTTCAGCAAGCTGTCGGTGCAGAAGGTGCCGCGCAACGCGCTGTTCCTGACCTGTGTGCTGCTGTTCTCGTCCGTGGCCCTGCTCTACGCCGGTGACGACGTCGGCAAGGCCTTTGGCATGGTGACCACGGTTTCCGCCGTGTGCTTCATGTTCGTCTGGTCCATCATCCTGGCCAGCTACCTTGCCTTCCGCAAGCGCCGGCCCGGCCTGCATCAGGCTTCCAAGTTCAAGATGCCCGGTGGCCCGGTCATGGTGTGGGTGGTCTTCGCATTCTTCGGCTTCGTGCTGTGGGCGCTGACCACACAGCCGGATACGTTGCTGGCCCTGCTGATCACGCCCATCTGGTTCGCAGTGCTGGGCGCCGCGTGGGCGATCCTGCGCCGCAACCCGCTGCATGCAGCCCGCTACGAAACGTTCAAGGCAGGCGTCATCGCAGACCACGCCGAGGTGAAGGAAACCGCCTCCGTTTCCAGCTAA
- a CDS encoding DUF6221 family protein, whose translation MGDLIDFLLAKIQQDEARIRALMTDVGMVGQTVLRHHLIQNLAECDAKRRMIAHVRDVDWDHEPASDYDYMLTFLQHMALPYQTHTGYQSAWRL comes from the coding sequence ATGGGTGATCTTATCGATTTCCTGCTCGCCAAGATCCAGCAGGACGAGGCTCGGATACGGGCGCTGATGACCGATGTCGGCATGGTGGGACAAACGGTCCTGCGGCACCACCTGATACAGAATCTGGCCGAGTGCGATGCCAAGCGGCGGATGATCGCCCATGTGAGGGACGTTGACTGGGACCACGAACCCGCCAGCGACTACGACTACATGCTGACCTTCCTGCAGCACATGGCGCTCCCCTACCAAACCCACACCGGCTACCAGTCCGCTTGGCGGCTCTAG
- a CDS encoding SDR family oxidoreductase, translating to MQRFSGKSVIITGAGSGLGRAAALQVAKEEGKLTLVDLNEAGLKETAEEIRQVAPNAEVLNVTANVANESEVENYVAEAVKRFGRIDGFFNNAGIEGKQNPTEDYGSDEFSKVVSINLNGVFYGLKHVLKVMKEQGSGSIVNTASVGGIRGVGNQSGYAASKHGVVGLTRNSGVEYGQYGVQINAIAPGAIMTPMVEGSLKQIDPENWEEVGKGFVEPNPMKRFGKPEEVGHLVAFLLSGDAAFIKAAVIPIDGGQSYKY from the coding sequence ATGCAAAGGTTCTCAGGTAAATCCGTCATTATCACCGGCGCCGGATCCGGGCTCGGCCGTGCGGCGGCACTCCAGGTCGCCAAGGAAGAGGGCAAGCTGACCCTGGTGGATCTGAACGAGGCCGGCCTGAAGGAGACCGCGGAGGAAATCCGCCAGGTCGCACCCAATGCCGAGGTGCTGAACGTTACCGCCAACGTTGCCAACGAGTCCGAGGTCGAGAACTATGTCGCCGAGGCCGTCAAGCGCTTCGGCCGGATCGACGGGTTCTTCAACAACGCCGGTATCGAAGGCAAGCAGAATCCCACCGAGGACTACGGCTCCGATGAGTTCTCCAAGGTTGTCAGCATCAACCTCAACGGTGTCTTCTACGGTCTCAAGCACGTCCTGAAGGTCATGAAGGAACAGGGCTCCGGCTCGATCGTGAACACCGCTTCCGTCGGCGGCATCCGCGGCGTCGGCAACCAGTCCGGCTACGCCGCTTCCAAGCACGGCGTCGTCGGCCTCACCCGCAACTCGGGCGTCGAGTACGGACAGTACGGCGTGCAGATCAACGCCATCGCTCCGGGTGCCATCATGACCCCGATGGTCGAGGGCTCGCTCAAGCAGATCGACCCGGAGAACTGGGAAGAGGTCGGCAAGGGCTTCGTTGAGCCCAACCCGATGAAGCGCTTCGGCAAGCCCGAAGAGGTCGGCCACCTGGTCGCCTTCCTTCTCTCCGGCGACGCGGCCTTCATCAAAGCCGCGGTCATCCCGATCGACGGCGGCCAGTCCTACAAGTACTAA
- a CDS encoding amidohydrolase — translation MPAPVLLTDEQRTRMHDLYRQLHEHPELSMQEHRTAALVQAELEQCGIDTFSCGGTGVVGVLRNGEGPVVAFRADIDALPIKEDTGLPFASTATGTLADGTEVPVMHGCGHDAHAAALLTAARLLAGAKDRWAGTIVFIFQPGEETGAGARAMVEDGLWEKAPKPEVVFGQHVMPGLAGTVQYVHGHPMTQADSWKVTLHGRQSHGSQPQDSIDPIVLGAHIITRIQTIVSREVDPRRSAVVTVGTFHGGLKENIIPSSAEFTLNVRAFDESVRDTVLGALRRIIKAEADASNAPEPTIEVLSSFPPNLNDRQATDDVVKALRQELGEASVIEGEPVMASEDFGHLVEPICVPSVFWFFGGHPAETLAAERIPVNHSPLFAPVMEPTLSTGARAAVAAILSKVGLER, via the coding sequence ATGCCAGCACCTGTCCTGTTGACCGACGAGCAGCGCACCCGCATGCATGACCTCTACCGTCAGCTGCATGAGCACCCCGAGCTCTCCATGCAGGAGCACCGGACCGCCGCACTGGTGCAGGCCGAGCTGGAGCAATGCGGGATCGATACTTTCAGCTGCGGCGGCACCGGCGTCGTCGGCGTGCTGCGTAACGGCGAAGGACCGGTGGTGGCGTTCCGCGCCGATATCGACGCGCTGCCGATCAAGGAAGACACCGGCCTGCCCTTTGCCAGCACCGCTACCGGCACCTTGGCGGACGGAACCGAAGTTCCCGTCATGCACGGCTGCGGCCATGATGCCCACGCCGCAGCCCTGCTTACGGCCGCTCGACTGCTCGCCGGCGCCAAGGACCGTTGGGCAGGAACTATCGTGTTCATTTTCCAGCCCGGCGAGGAAACCGGGGCGGGCGCCAGGGCGATGGTGGAGGACGGCCTGTGGGAAAAGGCGCCGAAGCCCGAGGTGGTCTTCGGCCAGCATGTCATGCCGGGGCTGGCGGGCACCGTCCAGTACGTGCACGGCCACCCTATGACTCAGGCGGATTCGTGGAAGGTCACTCTGCACGGCCGGCAGTCCCACGGCTCGCAGCCGCAGGACTCCATCGATCCCATTGTGCTCGGCGCCCACATCATCACCCGCATCCAGACCATCGTGTCCCGCGAGGTGGATCCCCGCCGCTCGGCCGTGGTCACCGTCGGCACCTTCCATGGCGGCTTGAAGGAAAACATCATTCCCTCCAGCGCCGAATTCACCCTCAATGTGCGTGCCTTCGACGAATCCGTGCGCGACACCGTGCTCGGGGCGCTGCGCCGGATCATCAAGGCAGAGGCCGATGCGTCCAACGCGCCCGAACCCACCATCGAGGTGCTGTCCTCCTTCCCGCCGAACCTCAATGACCGGCAGGCAACGGACGACGTCGTCAAAGCCTTGCGGCAGGAACTCGGCGAGGCCAGCGTCATCGAGGGCGAGCCGGTGATGGCCTCGGAAGACTTCGGCCATCTGGTCGAGCCCATTTGCGTTCCCTCCGTTTTCTGGTTCTTCGGCGGCCATCCGGCGGAAACGCTGGCCGCAGAACGCATCCCGGTCAACCATTCGCCGCTCTTCGCCCCGGTCATGGAACCGACGCTCTCCACCGGTGCCCGCGCCGCCGTGGCTGCAATCCTGTCCAAGGTCGGTCTTGAGCGCTAG
- a CDS encoding NAD(P)/FAD-dependent oxidoreductase: protein MDTHHNVLIIGGGNAGISLAARLRRYKVEDVALVEPSPWHYFQPLFSHIGAGAAQMKEAVREQRKVMPRGVDWIRVAAADIQPDYNAVVLADGQRVHYNQLVVCPGLQLDWQAVPGMADAIESPYGTSNYESRMPTKTWELVRRLRSGTAVFTQPPGPAKCAGAAQKIAYMACDFWREQGVLGDIRVVLVVPTPTVYGVDGVDGVLERKIAEYGIELRTSTTVDSVDAAERTIRLQGPAGGEDLGYDLLHVVPPQSAPDWLKATTLPAPEDQSGCVEVDPELLRHPRYPNVWSLGDAAATLNSKCGGALRKQVKMLALNLKAVLDGREPENRYNHYGVCPFTLTRHTVLFAEFDHQYRPMPSIPWLNPAKERRWAWVLDRRIFPQVYWHLILKGRA, encoded by the coding sequence GTGGATACCCATCACAATGTGCTGATCATCGGCGGCGGCAACGCAGGCATATCGCTTGCCGCCCGGCTTCGGCGCTACAAGGTCGAGGATGTTGCGCTGGTCGAGCCGAGCCCGTGGCACTACTTCCAGCCGTTGTTTTCCCACATCGGTGCCGGGGCCGCCCAGATGAAGGAAGCGGTCCGTGAACAACGGAAGGTAATGCCGCGCGGGGTCGACTGGATCCGTGTCGCGGCGGCGGATATCCAACCTGATTACAACGCGGTGGTACTCGCTGACGGCCAGCGGGTGCACTACAACCAGCTGGTGGTTTGTCCGGGACTGCAACTGGACTGGCAAGCCGTCCCCGGGATGGCCGATGCCATCGAGTCCCCGTACGGAACGTCGAACTATGAGTCGCGGATGCCCACCAAAACCTGGGAGCTGGTCCGCCGCCTGCGCTCGGGAACTGCGGTTTTCACCCAGCCTCCGGGCCCGGCCAAGTGCGCCGGAGCAGCGCAGAAGATTGCCTACATGGCGTGCGACTTCTGGCGTGAGCAGGGCGTGCTGGGAGACATCAGGGTGGTGCTGGTGGTGCCAACGCCCACTGTTTATGGCGTCGACGGCGTTGATGGGGTGCTGGAGCGCAAAATCGCGGAGTACGGGATTGAGCTGCGGACCTCAACTACTGTGGACTCCGTAGACGCAGCGGAGCGGACCATCCGGCTGCAAGGCCCGGCCGGCGGCGAAGACCTCGGCTATGACTTGCTCCATGTAGTACCCCCGCAATCTGCGCCGGACTGGCTGAAGGCCACCACGTTGCCGGCCCCGGAGGACCAAAGCGGTTGTGTGGAAGTGGATCCGGAACTGCTACGGCACCCCCGCTACCCGAACGTCTGGTCCCTGGGCGATGCCGCCGCAACCCTGAACTCAAAGTGCGGCGGCGCCCTGCGCAAACAGGTCAAGATGCTGGCGCTGAATCTGAAGGCCGTGCTGGACGGGCGCGAGCCGGAAAACCGGTACAACCACTACGGCGTCTGCCCGTTCACGCTCACGCGCCACACCGTTCTTTTCGCCGAGTTCGACCATCAGTACCGCCCCATGCCCAGCATCCCGTGGCTGAATCCAGCCAAGGAGCGGCGCTGGGCATGGGTGCTGGACAGGCGGATCTTCCCTCAGGTCTACTGGCATCTGATTCTGAAAGGCAGGGCTTAA
- the glyA gene encoding serine hydroxymethyltransferase encodes MTIQSPSTFQQVVSPSLNSQLSELDPEVAAKIDDELTRQRDGLEMIASENHTAAAVMQAQGSVLTNKYAEGYPGRRYYGGCEHVDVIEQLAIDRVKDLFGAAYANVQPHSGAQANASVMHALIKPGDTIMGLNLAHGGHLTHGMRINFSGKLYNVVPYQVREEDHRIDMVEVERLAHEHKPQLIVAGWSAYARQLDFAEFRRIADAVGAYLMVDMAHFAGLVAAGLHPSPVPHAHVVTSTTHKTLAGPRGGIILTNDADVAKKINSAVFPGQQGGPLEHVIAGKAVAFKIAASPEFKERQERVLAGASILAERLMQPDVAAKGISVVSGGTDVHLVLVDLRNCELNGQEAEDRLAAIDITVNRNAVPFDPRPPMVTSGLRIGTPALATRGFGEAAFTEVADIIAEALIADDEASLADLRHRVEALAAAHPLYPNVAPLATAGA; translated from the coding sequence ATGACCATCCAGTCACCGTCCACTTTCCAACAGGTCGTGTCCCCGAGCCTGAACAGCCAGCTGTCCGAGCTGGACCCCGAGGTCGCCGCCAAGATCGACGACGAGCTCACCCGCCAGCGCGACGGCCTGGAAATGATCGCCTCGGAGAACCACACCGCCGCCGCAGTTATGCAGGCGCAGGGCTCCGTGCTGACCAACAAGTACGCCGAAGGCTACCCGGGACGGCGTTACTACGGTGGCTGCGAGCACGTCGACGTCATCGAGCAGTTGGCCATCGACCGCGTGAAGGACCTGTTCGGGGCGGCCTACGCTAACGTCCAGCCGCATTCCGGTGCCCAGGCCAACGCGTCGGTCATGCACGCGCTGATCAAGCCCGGCGACACCATCATGGGGCTGAACCTGGCCCACGGCGGCCACCTGACCCACGGCATGCGGATCAACTTCTCCGGCAAGCTGTACAACGTGGTTCCGTACCAGGTCCGCGAAGAAGACCACCGGATCGACATGGTGGAAGTGGAGCGCCTGGCCCACGAGCACAAGCCGCAGCTGATCGTGGCCGGCTGGTCCGCCTACGCCCGCCAGTTGGACTTCGCCGAATTCCGCCGGATCGCCGACGCCGTCGGTGCCTACCTCATGGTGGACATGGCGCACTTCGCCGGCCTGGTGGCCGCCGGATTGCACCCCAGCCCGGTGCCGCACGCCCACGTTGTCACCTCCACCACGCACAAGACGCTGGCCGGCCCGCGCGGCGGCATCATCCTGACCAACGACGCCGACGTCGCCAAGAAGATCAACTCGGCAGTGTTCCCGGGCCAGCAGGGCGGGCCGCTGGAGCACGTCATCGCCGGCAAGGCCGTGGCCTTCAAGATTGCTGCATCGCCGGAGTTCAAGGAGCGCCAGGAGCGCGTGCTCGCTGGAGCAAGCATCTTGGCCGAACGCCTGATGCAGCCCGACGTCGCCGCCAAGGGCATCTCCGTGGTTTCCGGCGGCACGGACGTGCACCTGGTACTGGTGGACCTGCGCAACTGCGAACTGAACGGCCAGGAAGCCGAGGACCGCCTCGCGGCCATCGACATCACCGTCAACCGCAACGCCGTTCCGTTCGACCCGCGCCCGCCGATGGTCACCTCCGGCCTGCGGATCGGAACGCCCGCACTGGCTACCCGCGGCTTCGGCGAAGCGGCCTTCACCGAGGTAGCTGACATCATTGCTGAGGCGCTGATCGCCGACGACGAGGCAAGCCTCGCCGATCTGCGCCACCGCGTGGAGGCCTTGGCCGCCGCGCACCCGCTCTACCCGAACGTGGCACCGCTGGCAACGGCCGGCGCCTAA
- a CDS encoding nucleoside deaminase codes for MGITETDLEHLRRCVELAREALEDGDEPFGSVLVDAGGHVLFEDRNRVKDGDQTRHPEFEIARWAASNMDPADRAAATVYTSGEHCPMCSAAHAWVRLGRIVYAASSEQLGNWLKEWEVAPGPVNPLPVQTIAPGVEVDGPAMELAEDVQALHRKFHFPQDPA; via the coding sequence ATGGGTATCACCGAGACAGATCTTGAGCACCTGCGCCGCTGCGTCGAGCTGGCACGCGAAGCACTCGAGGATGGCGACGAGCCGTTCGGCTCAGTCCTTGTCGACGCAGGGGGCCACGTACTTTTCGAGGACAGAAACCGGGTCAAGGATGGCGACCAGACGCGGCATCCGGAGTTCGAGATCGCGCGCTGGGCTGCTAGCAACATGGACCCGGCGGATCGTGCCGCGGCCACGGTCTACACCTCCGGCGAGCACTGCCCGATGTGCTCGGCCGCGCACGCCTGGGTCCGCTTGGGGCGGATTGTCTACGCGGCATCCTCCGAGCAGCTTGGCAACTGGCTGAAGGAGTGGGAAGTGGCACCGGGGCCGGTCAACCCATTGCCCGTCCAGACCATCGCCCCCGGAGTGGAGGTGGACGGACCGGCAATGGAGCTGGCTGAAGACGTCCAGGCGCTGCACCGGAAGTTCCACTTCCCCCAAGACCCTGCCTAG
- a CDS encoding NADP-dependent oxidoreductase — MTTTTANHTTRIVLAERPHGAPTDQTFRTETAELPALADGQLLVRNRYISLDPYMRGRMSAAKSYATPTPVGDVLPAETVAEVVESRDPDFKPGQLVATHGGWQSAAVVPGKYSRPVSDNGQPESTALGVLGMPGFTAYSGMAEIGRIQAGETLVVAAAAGPVGSAVGQLARAAGARAVGIAGGPEKCAYLVDELGFDAAVDHRSESFAEELKAACPEGIDVYWENVGGKVLQAVLPLLNLYGRMPVCGMVAQYNATGAPEGPDRLPDFMRTVLNQSLTVRGFIQTEFRAKHWDNFQRDMAGLVADGRMKYREDIVDGLENAPSAFAGLLEGRNFGKLLIRV, encoded by the coding sequence ATGACAACGACGACGGCAAACCACACCACCCGAATCGTGCTGGCCGAACGGCCTCATGGCGCACCGACGGATCAGACCTTCCGGACGGAAACTGCTGAGCTTCCCGCGCTCGCCGACGGGCAGTTGCTGGTGCGCAACCGGTACATTTCGCTGGATCCCTACATGCGCGGACGGATGAGCGCGGCGAAGTCCTACGCCACGCCGACGCCGGTGGGCGACGTCCTTCCGGCCGAGACAGTTGCCGAGGTCGTCGAGAGCCGCGACCCCGACTTTAAGCCGGGCCAACTGGTGGCGACGCACGGCGGTTGGCAGAGCGCCGCCGTCGTTCCCGGTAAATACTCGCGTCCGGTCAGCGACAACGGACAGCCGGAATCGACCGCGCTGGGTGTGCTCGGCATGCCGGGCTTCACCGCCTATTCCGGCATGGCGGAGATCGGACGCATCCAGGCGGGTGAGACGCTGGTGGTCGCGGCTGCCGCCGGACCGGTTGGCTCCGCCGTCGGGCAGTTGGCCCGTGCGGCGGGAGCGCGTGCGGTCGGCATCGCCGGCGGGCCGGAGAAGTGCGCCTATCTGGTTGATGAGCTGGGGTTCGACGCCGCCGTGGACCACCGTTCCGAGTCGTTCGCCGAAGAGTTGAAGGCCGCCTGCCCCGAGGGGATCGACGTCTACTGGGAGAACGTGGGCGGCAAGGTGCTCCAGGCGGTGCTGCCGCTGCTGAACCTGTATGGGCGGATGCCGGTGTGCGGGATGGTCGCCCAGTACAACGCGACCGGCGCTCCGGAGGGGCCGGACCGGCTCCCCGATTTTATGCGCACCGTCCTGAACCAGAGCCTGACCGTGCGCGGTTTCATCCAGACGGAATTCCGGGCCAAGCACTGGGACAACTTCCAGCGGGACATGGCTGGACTGGTCGCCGACGGCAGGATGAAGTACCGCGAGGACATTGTCGACGGGCTGGAGAATGCGCCGTCGGCCTTCGCCGGACTGCTGGAGGGGCGCAACTTCGGCAAGCTCCTTATCCGGGTCTGA